In Streptomyces sp. NBC_00483, a single window of DNA contains:
- a CDS encoding uracil-xanthine permease family protein, which yields MAVVEHAVAPAHQGPHPVDARPPLRRLVPLSMQHLLVAYAGMATMPLLVGTALHLPEDRIRLLISANLLVSGVATVLQSMGLKWFGARLPIVMGSTFTAITPAILIGQEHGLAAVFGATVVSGLVTLAIAPWFGRCLHLFPPLVTGTVIAVIGFSLVPSAAGLVTGDGRGGKGLALAAATVLLVVVVERVAPPALARFSVLVAMAVGTVAALPLGLFDGSGVADARVVTAPDPTAFGAPTFVVPAIAAMLVVQLVNMVESVGDTLAVGQIVGRGDDAPTVVRALRADGAATVLSGALASFPIVTFGQSVGLVSVTRVKSRHVVALSGVLMVVLAFVPVLGAAVAAVPGPVLGGVSLVMFGTVGAVGLRILARADLTEPRNLLTVALAFALGMIPLGAPDFYAPLPSYVRTVLDSGIAVTGIVAFLLNLLFHHTGPARLRKEPAR from the coding sequence ATGGCTGTTGTCGAGCATGCCGTCGCGCCCGCACACCAAGGACCCCACCCCGTCGACGCCCGGCCGCCGCTGCGGCGGCTCGTGCCGCTGAGCATGCAGCATCTGCTCGTCGCGTACGCGGGCATGGCGACGATGCCGCTGCTGGTGGGGACCGCGCTGCATCTCCCCGAGGACCGGATTCGGCTGCTCATCAGCGCCAATTTGTTGGTGAGCGGGGTCGCGACCGTATTGCAGTCGATGGGGCTGAAGTGGTTCGGGGCGCGGCTGCCGATCGTGATGGGGTCCACGTTCACCGCGATCACCCCCGCCATCCTCATCGGGCAAGAGCACGGGCTCGCCGCCGTGTTCGGCGCCACGGTCGTGTCGGGTCTCGTGACGCTGGCCATCGCGCCGTGGTTCGGGCGGTGCCTGCATCTGTTTCCGCCGCTGGTGACCGGGACGGTCATCGCCGTGATCGGGTTCTCGCTCGTACCGTCGGCGGCCGGCCTTGTCACCGGCGACGGCAGGGGCGGAAAGGGTCTCGCGCTCGCCGCCGCGACCGTGCTGCTCGTGGTGGTCGTGGAGCGCGTCGCGCCGCCCGCGCTGGCCCGGTTCTCGGTGCTCGTCGCCATGGCCGTGGGGACCGTGGCCGCGCTGCCGCTGGGGCTGTTCGACGGGTCGGGGGTCGCGGACGCGCGCGTCGTCACGGCGCCCGATCCGACCGCCTTCGGGGCGCCCACGTTCGTGGTGCCCGCGATTGCGGCGATGCTCGTCGTGCAGCTCGTGAACATGGTGGAGTCCGTCGGCGACACCCTCGCGGTCGGCCAGATCGTCGGCCGCGGCGACGACGCGCCCACCGTCGTACGGGCGCTGCGCGCGGACGGGGCCGCCACCGTGCTGTCGGGGGCGCTCGCCTCCTTCCCCATCGTGACGTTCGGGCAGTCGGTGGGCCTGGTGAGCGTGACGCGGGTGAAGAGCCGTCATGTCGTGGCGCTGTCCGGGGTGTTGATGGTGGTGCTGGCGTTCGTGCCCGTGCTCGGGGCCGCCGTCGCCGCCGTGCCGGGGCCGGTCCTCGGCGGGGTGTCGCTCGTCATGTTCGGGACCGTGGGCGCCGTCGGGCTGCGCATCCTCGCGCGCGCCGATCTGACCGAGCCGCGGAATCTGCTGACCGTCGCCCTCGCCTTCGCGCTCGGCATGATCCCGCTCGGCGCGCCGGACTTCTACGCGCCGCTCCCCTCGTACGTACGCACCGTCCTGGACAGCGGCATCGCCGTCACCGGGATCGTGGCGTTCCTGCTCAATCTGCTGTTCCACCACACGGGCCCGGCCCGCC